From a single Agrobacterium tumefaciens genomic region:
- the fliG gene encoding flagellar motor switch protein FliG, which produces MMDFEDFGNPLAGKPLSQADKAAAVLLAMGKGVAGKLLKFFTQHELQMIISSAQTLRVIPPDELAQIVAEFEDLFTEGTGLMDNAKAIESILEEGLTPEEVDSLLGRRAAFQAYEASIWDRLQEAEPEFVGKFLLREHPQTIAYILSMLPSSFGAKVLLTIPEEQRADIMNRTVNMKEVSPTAAQIIEKRVINLINEIEAERNAGGSTKVADLMNELEKPQVDTLLSSLETLSKEAANKVKPKIFLFDDLMFMPQRSRVMLLNDVSADVLTMALRGATMEIKECVLSSISPRQRRMIESDLAVPQASVNTREVAIARRAVAQEAIRLANSGQIQLKEAGAEEQSAAA; this is translated from the coding sequence ATGATGGACTTCGAGGATTTCGGTAACCCCCTTGCGGGCAAGCCGTTGTCTCAGGCCGACAAGGCGGCCGCGGTGCTGCTTGCCATGGGCAAGGGTGTCGCCGGCAAGCTGCTGAAGTTTTTCACGCAGCACGAATTGCAGATGATCATTTCCTCGGCCCAGACCCTGCGCGTCATTCCTCCCGATGAGCTTGCGCAGATCGTGGCGGAGTTCGAAGACCTGTTTACCGAAGGAACGGGTCTCATGGACAATGCCAAGGCAATCGAAAGCATTCTCGAAGAAGGCCTGACCCCTGAAGAGGTGGACAGCCTTCTCGGTCGTCGTGCAGCCTTCCAGGCCTATGAAGCCTCGATCTGGGATCGCCTGCAGGAAGCGGAGCCGGAATTCGTCGGCAAGTTCCTGCTGCGCGAACATCCCCAGACCATCGCCTATATTCTCTCCATGTTGCCCTCATCCTTCGGTGCCAAGGTTCTCCTGACCATTCCCGAAGAGCAGCGCGCCGATATCATGAACCGCACGGTGAACATGAAGGAAGTGAGCCCGACGGCTGCCCAGATCATCGAGAAGCGTGTGATCAATCTGATCAACGAGATCGAAGCGGAACGCAATGCAGGCGGCTCCACCAAGGTTGCCGATCTGATGAACGAGCTGGAGAAGCCGCAGGTCGATACGCTGCTCAGCTCGCTCGAAACACTGAGCAAGGAAGCCGCAAACAAGGTCAAGCCGAAGATCTTCCTCTTCGACGATCTCATGTTCATGCCGCAGCGCAGCCGCGTCATGCTGCTCAACGATGTTTCGGCCGACGTTCTGACCATGGCGCTGCGTGGCGCCACGATGGAAATCAAGGAATGTGTGCTGTCCAGCATCAGCCCGCGCCAGCGCCGCATGATCGAATCGGATCTTGCCGTACCGCAGGCCTCGGTCAACACCCGCGAAGTGGCGATCGCCCGCCGCGCAGTTGCCCAGGAGGCTATCCGTCTGGCCAATTCCGGCCAGATCCAGCTGAAGGAAGCCGGCGCGGAAGAACAATCGGCCGCCGCTTGA
- a CDS encoding flagellar hook-basal body complex protein FliE, translated as MIDGIKQLSSLSLTRGASDISSLTESVFGSQQTTPAQQTGASFASVLGNVSLDAMNNLKKAEVASFEGIQGKANTREVVDAVLSAEQSLQTAIALRDKIVSAYLDITKMQI; from the coding sequence ATGATCGACGGCATCAAGCAACTCAGTTCCCTTTCGCTCACGCGCGGCGCAAGCGACATCTCCTCGCTGACCGAAAGCGTTTTCGGCAGCCAGCAGACGACGCCCGCCCAGCAGACGGGCGCAAGCTTCGCGAGCGTTCTCGGCAACGTATCGCTGGATGCGATGAACAACCTGAAGAAGGCGGAAGTCGCCTCCTTCGAAGGCATTCAGGGTAAGGCGAACACGCGTGAAGTGGTCGATGCCGTGCTTTCGGCCGAGCAATCGCTGCAGACCGCCATCGCGCTGCGCGACAAGATCGTGTCGGCCTATCTCGACATTACCAAGATGCAGATCTAG
- the motA gene encoding flagellar motor stator protein MotA — translation MNIVIGLIITFGCIIGGYMAMGGHLDVLIQPFELLIIGGAGLGGFIMANPMKVVKDSGKALGEAFKHSVPKERNYLDVLGVLYSLMRDLRTKSRNEIEAHIDNPEESSIFQSAPSVLKNKELTSFICDYVRLIIIGNARSHEIEALMDEEIETILYDKLKPYHAITTMGDSFPAIGIVAAVLGVIKAMGKINESPEVLGGLIGAALVGTMLGIILSYSICNPLASQVKIVRSKQHRLYIIVKQTLIAYMNGSVPQVALEYGRKTISNYERPSIDAVEQEMMNPGGENKAA, via the coding sequence ATGAATATTGTAATTGGACTTATAATCACCTTCGGCTGCATCATCGGCGGCTACATGGCGATGGGCGGCCATCTGGACGTCCTCATCCAGCCGTTCGAACTGTTGATTATCGGCGGAGCGGGGCTTGGCGGCTTCATCATGGCGAACCCGATGAAGGTCGTGAAAGATTCGGGCAAGGCGCTCGGCGAGGCCTTCAAACATTCGGTTCCGAAGGAGCGCAATTATCTCGACGTGCTCGGCGTGCTTTATTCGCTGATGCGCGATCTGCGCACGAAATCGCGCAACGAGATCGAAGCGCACATCGACAATCCGGAAGAATCCTCGATCTTCCAGTCGGCGCCCTCGGTTCTGAAGAACAAGGAACTGACCTCGTTCATCTGCGACTACGTTCGCCTCATCATCATCGGCAATGCCCGTAGCCACGAAATCGAGGCGCTGATGGATGAAGAAATCGAAACCATCCTCTACGACAAGCTGAAGCCTTACCACGCGATCACCACCATGGGCGATTCCTTCCCCGCCATCGGTATCGTCGCGGCGGTTCTCGGCGTCATCAAGGCCATGGGCAAGATCAACGAATCGCCGGAAGTGCTGGGCGGCCTGATCGGCGCCGCACTCGTCGGCACCATGCTCGGCATCATCCTGTCCTACTCGATCTGCAACCCGCTCGCATCGCAGGTCAAGATCGTCCGCTCCAAGCAGCACCGCCTCTACATCATCGTCAAGCAGACGCTGATCGCCTACATGAACGGTTCAGTGCCGCAGGTCGCGCTTGAATACGGCCGCAAGACCATCTCCAACTACGAGCGGCCGTCCATCGACGCCGTCGAGCAGGAGATGATGAATCCCGGCGGCGAAAACAAGGCGGCATGA
- the fliI gene encoding flagellar protein export ATPase FliI, whose amino-acid sequence MTMPEPMLSAEAISPKLAQLASLAGHYADPEFSVAPGGHVRTIAAGHYTVSGLSRHVRLGEFVAHRSTTGIHLGEVVRVEPDICYVCPIEPGEPIGIHDTVIRKGAFRVAPDDSWCGRTINALGEPIDGQGPLSSGTERRSISNNAPPSMTRKRVETPFKTGVRAIDIFSPLCLGQRLGIFAGSGVGKSTLLSMLAKADAFDKVVIALVGERGREVREFIEDTMGENMSKSIAVVATSDESPMLRKMAPLSAVTIAEHFRDKGDNVLLIIDSVTRFAHAIREVAVASGEPPVARGYPASVFTELPRLLERAGPGAEGTGTITAIVSILVDGDNHNDPIADSTRGILDGHIVLDRSLAEEGRYPPINPLASISRLAKKAWTPDQEKLVSRLKALVHRFEETRDLRLIGGYRPGTDPDLDMAVKQVPIIYETLKQLPNEPAAQDAYADLATALRGGVQNNQPQVNPRMRG is encoded by the coding sequence ATGACAATGCCGGAACCCATGCTCTCGGCTGAGGCGATTTCACCGAAACTTGCCCAGCTGGCGAGCCTCGCCGGACACTATGCCGATCCGGAGTTTTCGGTGGCGCCGGGCGGCCATGTCCGTACCATCGCCGCCGGACACTATACGGTTTCCGGCCTGTCGCGGCATGTGAGGCTCGGCGAGTTCGTCGCCCATCGCAGCACGACCGGCATCCATCTCGGCGAAGTCGTGCGCGTGGAGCCGGATATCTGCTATGTCTGCCCCATCGAACCCGGTGAACCGATCGGCATTCACGACACCGTCATCCGCAAGGGCGCTTTCCGTGTTGCGCCTGACGACAGCTGGTGCGGGCGCACAATCAATGCGCTTGGCGAACCCATCGACGGCCAGGGGCCGCTTTCCTCCGGTACAGAGCGCCGTTCGATCTCCAACAACGCGCCACCATCCATGACGCGCAAGCGCGTGGAGACGCCTTTCAAGACCGGCGTGCGGGCAATCGATATTTTCTCTCCCTTGTGTCTCGGCCAGCGTCTCGGCATTTTCGCCGGCTCAGGCGTCGGCAAATCCACGCTGCTGTCGATGCTCGCCAAGGCCGACGCCTTCGACAAGGTAGTGATCGCGCTCGTCGGCGAACGCGGACGCGAAGTGCGCGAATTCATCGAAGACACGATGGGCGAAAACATGAGCAAGTCCATCGCCGTCGTTGCCACCAGCGATGAAAGCCCGATGCTGCGCAAGATGGCCCCGCTTTCCGCCGTCACCATTGCCGAGCACTTCCGCGACAAGGGCGACAACGTTCTTCTTATCATCGACAGCGTCACCCGTTTCGCCCATGCGATCCGCGAAGTGGCGGTTGCTTCGGGCGAGCCGCCGGTTGCGCGCGGTTATCCGGCCTCGGTCTTTACCGAACTGCCGCGCCTTCTGGAGCGGGCCGGCCCCGGCGCCGAAGGCACCGGCACCATCACCGCCATCGTCTCCATTCTGGTGGATGGCGACAACCACAATGATCCGATTGCCGATTCGACCCGCGGTATTCTCGACGGCCATATCGTGCTGGATCGTAGCCTTGCCGAAGAAGGCCGTTATCCGCCGATCAATCCGCTCGCCTCGATCTCGCGTCTTGCCAAGAAGGCCTGGACGCCGGATCAGGAAAAGCTGGTCTCGCGCCTGAAGGCGCTGGTGCATCGCTTCGAGGAAACGCGGGATCTGCGCCTCATCGGCGGCTATCGCCCCGGCACCGATCCCGATCTCGACATGGCGGTAAAGCAGGTCCCGATCATCTATGAAACGCTGAAACAGCTTCCGAACGAGCCGGCGGCGCAGGACGCCTATGCTGATCTCGCGACAGCGCTACGTGGCGGAGTGCAGAACAATCAGCCGCAGGTAAACCCGAGAATGAGAGGCTGA
- the flhB gene encoding flagellar biosynthesis protein FlhB, with product MADDEDKDSKTEAPTEKKLRDAAEKGNLPFSREVPIFASSLAFYCYLVFFLPDGAGRLGVTLKDLFGQPEQWDLSTRPDALSLLYFLGTSMAYLLMPAMIMFIVFGLASSFLQNLPSPVLERVRPQWSRISPAKGFTRIYSKQGFVEFGKSLFKILIVSIIMFMSLRGDFYSLIDLMFSDPQVIFVRVVEIVKKMMVVILLSTALLAAVDLLWTRHHWFSQLKMTKHEVKEEYKQSQGDPVVKSRQRSIARDRARRRMINNVPRATLVIANPTHFAVALRYVREEGDAPVVVAKGQDLIALKIREIAEENNIPVFEDPPLARSMFAQVSIDSVIPPAFYKAVAELVHRVYAMKSSKIRVQ from the coding sequence TTGGCAGACGATGAGGACAAGGACAGTAAAACAGAAGCCCCGACGGAGAAAAAGCTCCGCGATGCGGCTGAGAAGGGCAATCTTCCCTTCTCTCGGGAAGTGCCGATCTTTGCCTCGTCGCTCGCTTTTTACTGTTATCTGGTCTTCTTTTTGCCCGATGGCGCCGGCCGTCTTGGCGTCACGCTGAAAGACCTGTTCGGTCAGCCCGAACAATGGGACCTCAGCACCCGGCCTGATGCCCTGTCTCTGCTTTATTTCCTCGGCACGTCCATGGCCTATCTGCTCATGCCGGCCATGATCATGTTCATCGTTTTCGGCCTTGCCTCGTCGTTTCTCCAGAACCTGCCATCGCCAGTGCTTGAGAGGGTGCGCCCGCAATGGTCGCGCATCTCGCCCGCAAAGGGGTTCACGCGCATTTACAGCAAGCAGGGCTTCGTGGAATTCGGCAAGTCGCTGTTCAAGATATTGATCGTCTCGATCATTATGTTCATGTCGCTGCGCGGCGATTTCTACAGCCTCATCGACCTGATGTTTTCCGATCCGCAGGTGATTTTTGTCAGGGTCGTCGAGATCGTCAAGAAAATGATGGTCGTGATCCTGCTTTCGACCGCATTGCTTGCCGCCGTCGATCTTTTGTGGACGCGCCACCACTGGTTCAGCCAGCTGAAAATGACGAAACACGAGGTGAAGGAAGAGTACAAGCAATCGCAGGGCGACCCTGTGGTCAAATCCCGCCAGCGTTCGATCGCCCGCGATCGCGCCCGCCGCCGCATGATCAACAATGTGCCGCGCGCAACACTTGTCATCGCCAACCCGACACACTTTGCGGTGGCGTTGCGTTACGTGCGCGAAGAAGGTGACGCGCCTGTTGTCGTCGCCAAGGGCCAGGACCTTATCGCATTGAAAATCCGCGAGATTGCGGAAGAAAACAATATCCCCGTTTTTGAAGACCCACCGCTCGCACGCTCCATGTTTGCGCAAGTCTCGATCGATAGTGTGATTCCACCAGCCTTTTATAAGGCTGTGGCTGAGCTCGTTCATCGGGTTTACGCCATGAAGTCATCGAAAATACGGGTTCAATAA
- the flgG gene encoding flagellar basal-body rod protein FlgG: MRALAIAATGMDAQQTNLEVIANNIANINTTGYKRARAEFTDLLYQTERMQGVPNRANQAIVPEGANIGLGVQTSAVRNIHTQGNLIETGNKLDVAIIGQGWFQIEAADGSTLYSRAGAFNKNADGNLVTVDGYNVIPNINIPTDAQDITVTRTGQVTARIGNAADFTELGQLTIANFANEAGLKPLGDNLFAQTPASGDAVIGVPDDPSYGYIKQSYLEGSNVDAVKEITDLITAQRAYEMNSKVITTADEMASIVSKNLK, from the coding sequence ATGAGAGCTCTTGCAATCGCCGCCACCGGTATGGACGCCCAGCAGACCAATCTGGAAGTCATCGCCAACAACATCGCCAACATCAACACCACCGGCTACAAGCGCGCGCGTGCGGAGTTCACCGATCTGCTCTACCAGACGGAGCGCATGCAGGGCGTGCCGAACCGCGCCAATCAGGCGATCGTGCCGGAAGGCGCCAATATCGGTCTCGGCGTGCAGACGTCTGCCGTCCGCAACATTCACACCCAGGGCAACCTGATCGAGACCGGCAACAAACTCGACGTGGCGATTATCGGACAGGGCTGGTTCCAGATCGAAGCGGCTGATGGTTCGACGCTCTACAGCCGCGCCGGCGCCTTCAACAAGAATGCCGACGGCAATCTGGTGACGGTCGATGGCTACAATGTCATTCCCAACATCAACATCCCGACCGACGCGCAGGACATCACCGTTACCCGCACGGGTCAGGTGACGGCCCGTATCGGCAACGCCGCAGACTTCACCGAACTTGGCCAGCTGACCATCGCCAACTTCGCCAACGAAGCCGGTCTGAAGCCGCTCGGCGACAACCTCTTTGCCCAGACGCCGGCTTCCGGCGACGCGGTCATCGGCGTGCCCGACGATCCGAGCTACGGCTACATCAAGCAATCCTACCTTGAAGGCTCGAACGTCGATGCCGTCAAGGAAATCACCGACCTGATCACGGCGCAGCGCGCCTATGAGATGAATTCCAAGGTCATCACCACCGCTGACGAAATGGCATCGATTGTCAGCAAGAACCTGAAGTAA
- the flgB gene encoding flagellar basal body rod protein FlgB: MQPIQLFDLASRQAEWLSVRQEVVATNIANANTPKFHAKDVSPFEAVMQATSQQVGMAKTHPAHFGASNLSENIAVRDNPVNNEIGMQESGNSVALAEEMTKTGEIKRQYDLNANLVKSFHRMMLMTVKR; this comes from the coding sequence ATGCAACCGATTCAACTGTTCGATCTGGCATCCCGCCAAGCGGAATGGCTGAGCGTGAGGCAGGAAGTCGTGGCGACCAACATCGCCAACGCCAACACCCCCAAGTTCCACGCCAAGGATGTCAGCCCTTTCGAAGCGGTCATGCAGGCCACCAGCCAGCAGGTCGGCATGGCAAAGACCCATCCCGCCCATTTTGGCGCGAGCAACCTCAGCGAAAATATCGCCGTGCGCGACAACCCGGTCAATAACGAGATCGGCATGCAGGAGTCCGGAAATTCGGTCGCGCTTGCTGAGGAAATGACCAAGACGGGCGAGATCAAGCGGCAGTACGACCTGAACGCCAATCTCGTCAAATCCTTCCATCGCATGATGCTGATGACGGTTAAGAGGTAA
- the flgC gene encoding flagellar basal body rod protein FlgC, with protein MDPLSAASKIAGSGLEVQSTRLRVVSENIANARSTGDTPGADPYRRKTVTFGSELDRVSGVERVTVKKLGVDRGDFVNEYDPGNPAADTNGMVKMPNVNILIEMADMREANRSYDANLQVIRQTRDLVASTIDLLKASQ; from the coding sequence ATGGATCCCTTGAGTGCGGCGAGCAAGATCGCGGGCAGCGGCCTGGAGGTGCAGTCCACCCGACTGCGCGTCGTGTCCGAAAACATCGCCAACGCCAGATCGACCGGCGACACCCCCGGCGCCGACCCCTATCGCCGCAAGACCGTTACCTTCGGTTCCGAGCTCGACCGCGTCAGCGGTGTGGAGCGCGTGACGGTGAAGAAGCTCGGCGTCGACCGTGGTGACTTCGTCAACGAATACGACCCCGGCAACCCGGCCGCCGACACAAACGGCATGGTGAAGATGCCGAACGTCAACATCCTGATCGAAATGGCCGACATGCGCGAAGCCAACCGCAGCTATGACGCCAACCTTCAGGTCATCCGCCAGACACGCGACCTCGTCGCTTCCACCATCGACCTTCTGAAGGCATCGCAATGA
- a CDS encoding FliM/FliN family flagellar motor switch protein, with product MTMVKAAAQRAPTIDTALLAQLTGGLSDRKTIARIGSDIGHLYSEFLPDIFHSETGIAIDVEYIGSESGLMTDLIANVGHNVSVADCSLRNWCPNFMMAVGNGFVIALMERMLGAAPDTIGEPDERNLSHIELDLAAMVLGRIAGVLRSGVNAPGGFEATIDPPFSANGKSAFDEMIAGLYGVSIRMKIDIGKVSSEFSLIVPQRPLLKTSIVAPKASAQALKKQEEWMEMISQQVKRSQVTLEARIKLETLTLRTISKLVAGDVIPFQDLKQDDIGVEVSANGSKLYNCEFGKSGERYMVRVKNNVSTDDEILRHLMG from the coding sequence ATGACCATGGTAAAAGCTGCAGCGCAAAGAGCCCCCACCATCGACACGGCCCTGCTCGCGCAACTCACCGGTGGGCTTTCCGATCGCAAGACGATCGCCAGGATCGGTTCCGATATCGGCCATCTCTACAGCGAATTCCTGCCTGATATCTTTCACAGCGAGACCGGCATCGCGATCGATGTCGAATATATCGGTTCCGAATCGGGGCTGATGACCGATCTCATCGCCAATGTCGGGCACAACGTCTCGGTTGCCGATTGTTCGCTGCGCAACTGGTGCCCCAATTTCATGATGGCGGTCGGCAACGGCTTTGTCATCGCGCTCATGGAGCGCATGCTGGGTGCTGCACCCGACACCATCGGCGAACCTGACGAGCGCAACCTGTCGCATATCGAACTCGACCTTGCGGCCATGGTTCTCGGCCGCATCGCGGGCGTGCTGCGTTCGGGCGTCAACGCGCCGGGCGGCTTCGAGGCGACGATCGACCCGCCGTTCAGTGCTAATGGAAAGAGCGCCTTCGACGAGATGATTGCCGGCCTTTACGGCGTCAGCATCCGCATGAAGATCGATATCGGCAAGGTTTCGTCGGAGTTTTCTCTCATCGTGCCGCAGCGGCCCCTGCTCAAGACCTCCATCGTCGCGCCCAAGGCTTCGGCCCAGGCGCTGAAGAAGCAGGAGGAATGGATGGAAATGATCTCGCAGCAGGTGAAGAGATCGCAGGTAACGCTCGAGGCGCGCATCAAGCTCGAAACGCTGACCTTGCGGACGATTTCCAAACTGGTTGCCGGCGATGTCATTCCGTTTCAGGATCTGAAGCAGGACGATATCGGCGTCGAGGTCAGCGCCAACGGCTCCAAGCTCTATAATTGCGAATTCGGCAAGTCCGGTGAGCGCTACATGGTTCGGGTGAAGAACAATGTCAGCACGGACGACGAGATTTTGCGACATTTGATGGGTTAA
- the flgF gene encoding flagellar basal-body rod protein FlgF: MQSGLYVALSSQIALERRLTTISDNMANVNTVGFRGSEVKFDEMVAKNHNDMNAKVAFVSQGNDYLSTRQGAFEQTGNSFDFAIKGDAWFSMDTPDGQILSRDGRFTMRPDGALISSNGYPVLDAGGGPIQLNPNGGPITVGLDGAIRQNENIVATLGIFKADFSQGFLRHPNSGVKPVAQPTPVVNDHEVGVVQGYLEQSNVNGISQMTQLIQVNRAFESISSLMRDTESTFGEGIKTLGGAR; the protein is encoded by the coding sequence ATGCAATCCGGACTATATGTCGCCCTGTCCTCGCAAATCGCGCTGGAGCGCCGTCTCACCACCATTTCCGATAATATGGCGAATGTGAACACGGTCGGCTTCCGTGGCTCCGAAGTGAAGTTCGACGAAATGGTCGCCAAGAACCACAATGACATGAATGCCAAGGTGGCCTTCGTTTCACAGGGTAACGACTATCTCTCCACCCGCCAGGGCGCTTTCGAGCAGACCGGCAATTCCTTCGACTTCGCCATCAAGGGCGACGCCTGGTTCTCGATGGACACGCCTGATGGCCAGATTCTGAGCCGCGACGGCCGTTTCACCATGCGCCCGGACGGCGCGCTGATCTCTTCGAATGGCTATCCGGTCCTTGATGCGGGTGGTGGTCCCATCCAGCTCAATCCGAATGGCGGACCGATCACCGTCGGGCTCGACGGTGCCATCAGGCAGAACGAGAATATCGTCGCCACGCTCGGCATCTTCAAGGCGGATTTCTCGCAAGGTTTCCTGCGCCATCCCAATAGCGGCGTGAAGCCCGTGGCCCAGCCGACACCGGTCGTCAACGATCACGAGGTCGGCGTCGTTCAGGGCTATCTCGAGCAGTCGAACGTCAATGGCATTTCCCAGATGACGCAGCTCATTCAGGTCAACCGGGCCTTCGAGAGCATTTCCTCGCTGATGCGCGATACCGAATCCACCTTCGGCGAAGGCATCAAGACGCTTGGCGGCGCGCGTTAA
- a CDS encoding DUF1217 domain-containing protein translates to MTSTYTSYRLISQDIGKSLERVSKQPDVARETEYYRAKIGDVKSIDDFMADTRLYNYALKAHGLEDMAYAKAFIRKVLTEGTSDKDAFANKLSDNRYADLAKSLNFAELGKAATATEAAQSGTIEKYTRQTLEQTAGDDNNGVRLALYFERKAPAIKSGMDFLADDALAQVFRTAFNLPDEFAAASVEKQAALIEKSIKIKDLQDPEKVGKLLERFTIMWEMQNPSTTYDPLAVFGSSSGYGISPDLLISINSLKLGGK, encoded by the coding sequence GTGACTTCCACCTACACCAGCTACAGACTGATCAGTCAGGACATCGGCAAGTCGCTTGAGCGCGTGTCGAAGCAGCCTGACGTGGCGCGCGAAACCGAATATTACCGCGCGAAGATCGGCGATGTGAAATCCATCGACGACTTCATGGCCGATACACGCCTTTATAATTATGCGTTGAAAGCCCATGGCCTCGAGGACATGGCCTATGCGAAAGCCTTCATCCGCAAGGTGCTGACGGAAGGCACCTCGGACAAGGATGCCTTCGCCAACAAGCTTTCCGACAATCGTTACGCGGATCTGGCGAAATCACTGAATTTTGCCGAGCTTGGAAAAGCTGCGACCGCGACCGAGGCTGCACAATCGGGCACCATCGAGAAATATACCCGCCAGACGCTGGAACAGACAGCCGGCGATGATAATAACGGCGTCCGCCTTGCCCTTTATTTCGAGCGCAAGGCGCCGGCGATCAAATCAGGCATGGATTTCCTGGCCGATGACGCGCTCGCGCAGGTGTTCCGCACAGCCTTCAACCTGCCTGACGAGTTTGCCGCTGCGAGTGTTGAGAAACAGGCCGCTCTCATCGAAAAATCCATCAAGATCAAGGATCTGCAGGATCCTGAAAAGGTCGGCAAGCTGCTCGAGCGTTTCACCATCATGTGGGAAATGCAAAACCCCTCAACGACCTACGACCCCTTGGCCGTCTTCGGCTCCTCCAGCGGCTACGGCATTTCCCCGGACCTGCTGATTTCCATCAACTCCCTGAAACTCGGAGGCAAATGA
- the fliN gene encoding flagellar motor switch protein FliN → MATKKTPLTDDAELPSLEDAGDIDQAIGDLRGVLKTDAEGSLSDFGDFGDFGSTDDASDDTDLSAFGGGAASFAMDDFATTPQVAGVKAPLGSGLSENMELIMDIPIDVQIVLGTSRMLVSGLMSLEEGATIALDRKIGEPVEIMVNGRRIARGEITVLEDDDTRFGVKLIEVMSTRKA, encoded by the coding sequence ATGGCTACGAAGAAAACACCTCTGACCGATGATGCGGAGCTGCCGTCGCTGGAAGATGCCGGCGACATCGACCAGGCTATCGGCGATCTGCGTGGCGTCCTCAAGACGGACGCGGAAGGTTCGCTGTCCGATTTTGGCGACTTCGGCGATTTCGGAAGCACGGACGACGCTTCCGATGATACCGACCTTTCCGCCTTCGGTGGCGGAGCGGCCAGTTTTGCGATGGATGATTTCGCCACCACCCCGCAGGTCGCGGGTGTGAAGGCGCCGCTTGGCAGCGGATTGTCCGAGAACATGGAACTGATCATGGACATCCCGATCGATGTCCAGATCGTTCTCGGCACCAGCCGTATGCTGGTTTCGGGACTGATGAGCCTCGAAGAGGGTGCGACGATTGCGCTTGACCGCAAGATTGGCGAGCCCGTCGAGATCATGGTGAATGGCCGCCGTATTGCGCGCGGTGAGATAACGGTACTTGAAGACGACGATACGCGCTTCGGCGTAAAATTGATTGAAGTAATGAGTACCAGAAAAGCCTGA
- the flgA gene encoding flagellar basal body P-ring formation chaperone FlgA has product MRFGRKNNSCRTALVRMCLASAFSLVAMAPAFAQAPMALVPTRTIYPGETISSDQVKPVEVTNPNISSGYATDISEVEGMISKQTLLPGRTIPVAALREASLVVRGTSVKLVFTIGNMTLMASGTPMTDGSLGEVVRVRNIDSGVMVSGTVMKDGTIQVMAK; this is encoded by the coding sequence ATGAGGTTTGGCCGAAAAAATAACAGCTGCAGAACGGCGCTCGTCCGTATGTGCCTGGCGTCTGCCTTTTCACTTGTTGCCATGGCGCCGGCTTTCGCCCAGGCGCCGATGGCGCTGGTTCCCACACGCACCATCTATCCGGGCGAAACCATCTCGTCCGACCAGGTGAAACCGGTGGAAGTGACCAATCCCAACATTTCCTCGGGCTACGCGACCGACATCAGCGAAGTTGAGGGCATGATCTCCAAGCAGACCCTGCTTCCCGGCCGCACGATCCCGGTCGCCGCCCTGCGCGAAGCGTCGCTGGTGGTGCGCGGTACCAGCGTCAAGCTCGTTTTCACCATCGGCAACATGACGCTGATGGCCTCGGGAACGCCGATGACCGACGGCTCGCTTGGTGAGGTGGTGCGTGTGCGCAACATCGATTCCGGCGTGATGGTCAGCGGCACGGTCATGAAGGACGGAACCATTCAGGTGATGGCGAAATGA